The Fimbriimonas ginsengisoli Gsoil 348 genome window below encodes:
- a CDS encoding helix-turn-helix domain-containing protein, with amino-acid sequence MDHELDHGQLFTAPRISWDTTTVSICDAIFRRYVQPKDGEVIPDAVFCDLPKWVFLEYAVAVGGSLLQGSNEPELARLQPIRLSQNLLGWNEPRYLAFPSGVIAMFNAVLDGKRLADLDCASRSTVTYPFGSAALPTKFYFGLDYRAVSHAPWRPGTVYFYDAKEFPSDVWEKPFFSKHPIRPTARLRVSPQDWPMLDTVEGIDLVAQTRRQWDTFKGYPWHEDDEIHPNRWKRPLVAASKTYLAAHFTERVTLSELGKRVGLSTFAMLRTFQAEVGISPAEYLAGLRIGKAKELLRAGLPIGQAAAECGFCDQTHLNRHFRRRLGLTAGQYVRAQDRPSLAG; translated from the coding sequence GTGGACCACGAGTTGGATCACGGTCAGCTCTTTACCGCACCCCGGATTTCCTGGGATACGACTACGGTTTCGATTTGCGACGCTATCTTTCGGCGGTACGTCCAGCCGAAGGACGGCGAAGTCATACCGGACGCGGTCTTTTGCGACTTGCCTAAGTGGGTCTTCCTGGAGTACGCCGTCGCTGTGGGCGGGAGCCTACTACAAGGTTCCAATGAGCCGGAACTCGCCCGGCTCCAGCCGATTCGACTGAGCCAAAATCTGCTGGGCTGGAATGAGCCCCGGTATCTCGCTTTTCCTTCCGGCGTCATCGCGATGTTCAACGCCGTTCTCGACGGCAAGCGGCTGGCGGACTTGGATTGCGCCAGTCGGAGCACGGTTACCTATCCGTTCGGATCCGCAGCTCTGCCTACCAAGTTCTACTTTGGGCTTGATTATCGGGCCGTTTCACACGCGCCGTGGAGGCCGGGCACGGTCTACTTTTACGATGCTAAGGAGTTCCCGTCGGATGTTTGGGAGAAACCATTTTTTTCCAAGCACCCGATTCGCCCCACTGCGCGCCTCCGGGTCTCACCGCAAGATTGGCCGATGCTGGATACCGTCGAGGGGATCGACCTCGTGGCGCAGACACGCCGTCAGTGGGACACCTTCAAAGGGTATCCGTGGCACGAGGATGACGAGATCCACCCCAACCGTTGGAAGCGCCCACTCGTCGCAGCTTCGAAGACCTACCTGGCGGCACACTTTACGGAGCGAGTCACGCTAAGCGAACTCGGCAAGCGAGTCGGCTTGAGCACATTTGCGATGCTTCGCACGTTTCAGGCGGAGGTTGGAATTTCGCCGGCGGAATATCTCGCCGGGCTGCGAATCGGCAAGGCGAAAGAATTGTTGAGAGCGGGGCTGCCCATTGGCCAGGCCGCCGCCGAGTGCGGATTCTGCGACCAAACCCATCTGAATCGCCATTTCCGCCGCCGGCTCGGTCTGACGGCGGGCCAGTACGTGCGAGCGCAAGATCGTCCTAGCCTCGCCGGTTAA
- a CDS encoding serine hydrolase domain-containing protein, translating into MKLAPDVTSMGYLLLSLLPLMAAPPADKLADLVGTAVHKAAEPFMNADQTLAMSIGVFKDGRSFTYNFGVTEPGARRSPSMHTRYFIGSITKTFTGILLAKAVREGKVSLDDDVRKHLDGDYPNLEFQGEPIRLWQLLNHTSGLPRDFPPRPDKPEPDYARIAGQDNARMRAYTAEEFLRDLHVASLTRTPGVKFSYSNVAAQLLGLLLEKVYGKSYDALIKEKIAGPLGMRDTKVALSPREIAEIPRAASFSGTFLPASSTRLPAAGSLKSSTSDMLKYLAWNIAETDDAVRLAHRRTGNTDWGSSNFYVGLNWQILTGEGQRMIFQDGYLPGFHSMCLFCPERHIGIVVLSSEKVRATPTRLSPLIDQILKRIDPGIMSTP; encoded by the coding sequence TTGAAGCTCGCACCGGATGTGACTTCGATGGGTTACTTACTACTGAGCCTTCTCCCTTTGATGGCGGCCCCACCGGCCGACAAGCTTGCAGATTTGGTTGGAACTGCGGTTCACAAAGCGGCCGAGCCGTTCATGAACGCGGACCAAACCCTGGCGATGTCGATCGGAGTCTTCAAAGATGGGCGGTCCTTTACCTACAATTTCGGGGTAACCGAGCCCGGCGCCCGCCGCTCGCCGAGCATGCATACCCGCTATTTCATCGGATCGATTACGAAGACCTTTACCGGGATCTTGCTCGCCAAGGCGGTTAGGGAAGGCAAAGTCTCCCTCGATGACGATGTTCGAAAGCACCTGGATGGCGACTATCCAAATCTTGAATTCCAAGGGGAGCCGATACGGCTTTGGCAATTGCTGAACCACACTTCCGGTCTGCCCCGTGATTTTCCTCCTAGACCAGACAAGCCGGAGCCGGACTATGCGAGGATCGCCGGTCAGGACAATGCGCGGATGCGAGCCTATACGGCGGAAGAATTCCTTCGCGACCTCCATGTGGCAAGCCTTACGAGAACGCCGGGAGTGAAATTCAGCTATTCCAACGTCGCGGCCCAATTGCTCGGCCTGCTCTTGGAGAAGGTGTACGGCAAGTCGTACGACGCTCTGATCAAGGAGAAGATCGCCGGGCCCTTGGGAATGCGAGATACGAAGGTCGCGCTAAGTCCTCGCGAAATAGCAGAAATACCTCGCGCAGCCAGCTTCAGCGGAACCTTTCTTCCGGCCTCGTCGACTCGATTGCCCGCCGCCGGATCGCTGAAATCGAGCACTTCGGACATGCTCAAATACCTCGCATGGAACATCGCCGAGACCGACGATGCCGTCAGACTGGCTCATCGGCGGACGGGAAACACCGATTGGGGTTCGAGCAACTTCTATGTAGGGCTGAACTGGCAAATCTTGACCGGTGAAGGGCAGCGGATGATCTTCCAAGACGGATACCTCCCCGGCTTCCATAGCATGTGCCTGTTCTGCCCAGAACGTCATATCGGCATTGTCGTGTTGTCCAGCGAGAAGGTTCGAGCCACCCCCACCCGCCTTTCGCCCCTCATCGACCAGATACTAAAACGGATCGATCCGGGAATCATGAGCACGCCTTAA
- a CDS encoding ABC transporter permease: MRPDSTARKGLSGLLGFQQLGLIGIILLLGIVMSRYAGSHVDGRTHQMVNNFLNPATLIQVATDTSFFAIMAVGMTMVIISAGIDLSVGSIYAVSGVLMSMILRNMTGLSPAMYVLTGIGLGCGIGLLCGWINGVMVSRLGVHPFIITLGTMWVYRGIAFVRSGAESILVPQPLNNFAKANLGLRSDLAPVPMVVMLLVTVLGGIYLLRTTWGRRIFAVGGNIEASRYSGLPITRILTGVYVLSGLAAGIAGFLGSSFYGSASSGDANGYELYVIASAVVGGASLNGGKGSALGALLGALLIVMIRQAIRTLHMDQNYEWIIIGVAIVVAVVLDRASSTLAQKRMVKARA; this comes from the coding sequence GTGCGACCAGATTCCACCGCGCGAAAGGGGCTATCGGGCCTCCTCGGGTTTCAGCAGCTCGGATTGATTGGCATCATTCTCCTCCTCGGCATCGTGATGAGCCGGTACGCGGGTAGCCATGTCGATGGCCGGACCCATCAGATGGTCAACAACTTCCTGAATCCGGCAACCCTGATTCAGGTCGCGACTGACACCAGCTTCTTCGCAATCATGGCGGTGGGGATGACGATGGTGATCATCTCCGCGGGAATCGATCTCTCGGTCGGGTCGATCTACGCGGTCTCCGGCGTTTTGATGTCGATGATCTTGCGCAACATGACCGGCCTGTCTCCGGCGATGTACGTGTTGACGGGGATCGGTCTCGGTTGCGGCATCGGGCTGCTTTGCGGGTGGATCAACGGGGTGATGGTAAGCCGGCTCGGCGTTCACCCGTTCATCATCACCCTCGGAACAATGTGGGTGTACCGCGGGATCGCGTTCGTGAGAAGCGGAGCGGAAAGCATCCTCGTCCCGCAACCTCTCAACAACTTCGCTAAAGCCAACCTCGGTCTCCGTAGCGACCTGGCTCCCGTGCCGATGGTGGTGATGCTCCTCGTCACCGTGCTCGGCGGCATTTACCTCTTGCGGACGACCTGGGGACGTCGAATCTTCGCGGTCGGCGGAAATATTGAGGCGTCCCGCTACTCGGGACTTCCGATCACAAGGATCCTAACCGGAGTGTACGTATTGTCCGGTTTGGCGGCGGGAATCGCCGGATTTCTGGGAAGCAGCTTCTATGGATCGGCGTCGTCGGGCGACGCGAACGGGTACGAGCTTTACGTTATCGCCAGCGCGGTTGTCGGCGGAGCGAGTCTGAACGGCGGCAAAGGAAGCGCTCTCGGTGCGTTGCTGGGCGCCTTGCTCATCGTCATGATCCGTCAGGCGATTCGAACGCTCCACATGGATCAAAACTACGAATGGATCATCATCGGCGTCGCGA